Part of the Nicotiana tabacum cultivar K326 chromosome 20, ASM71507v2, whole genome shotgun sequence genome, AACTTGCAGTACCTACACAGTACGCAGCATATAATCAATGAGTTTAACTAAAAGTATAATGGTTCAGTGTTgaaaaattacttaaatattGAACCTATCAAATTTATGTAATAGATCTTACCTGCAGTTCTCATCTTTGTCAGTATAGAGATCAAGAAACCCATATTCAACCTTGACATTAGGGTCAGGGCAAGGTATTTTGTTAGAAGAAATCGGATGGAGAAAGTCCATTAAATCAGCAATCCATTCCAAACGAGTCACAGTCCCTCTCCATGAAATCGTTATGTCACGGCGGCCTAAGCGTTTCGAGGTTTCGTCATTCGAAATAGCAACATAACCAATCCAATTTGCGTTTTTACTCCATACCTGTTGAAAcataatatattaaaaaatatatttcctttaacagtTAAAATTTTAGATGAAactcatcaactcatatctcatgaatgtagagtctataatcattaactCAATGCTATAAttaattagagggtgaagatattacctttttgacgttTAATCCTTTTGAATT contains:
- the LOC107768327 gene encoding phospholipase A1-Igamma2, chloroplastic-like; the encoded protein is MYSMRAQLPVQLSRARQCTYGSVAALAVWSKNANWIGYVAISNDETSKRLGRRDITISWRGTVTRLEWIADLMDFLHPISSNKIPCPDPNVKVEYGFLDLYTDKDENCRYCKFSAREQILTEVKRLVEKYPNEKMSITVTGHSLGSALAILSAHDIVTNLESIII